Sequence from the Bremerella volcania genome:
CCACCGTCGGGTGCATCCAGTCGCCGCGGTACTCGCGGGCCAACAGCTGGTTTGCCTCGTCGTCTCCCTTCACGTTGCCTGATTCGGCGTCCCACGCTAGGCTGCGGCCGAGCTGCAGGGACATGTTGGCCAGGATGCAGCTGGCGGTAGAGATGTGTCCTTGTTCGATGTCGGCCACGGGGCGGCCGCGCTCTTCAATCGCTTTCAGGAAGTCGCGCTGGTGGGCCCGGTTGGCGGCGGCGACGTGTTGTTCGAGGTCCTTCTCGTGCTCGTCTTCCGGGTACTTATCCCACTCGGTCTTCGGCGCGCCTGTAAGGGTCGCTTCCTTCTTGCCTTTGGGGAAGAACTCGTACTTGTTCACGCTCGCTTTCAAGGTTCCCTTGTCGCCGTACAGAAACACGGCCCACGGGTAATCGCGGTCAGGGGCATCGCCGTAGGTGCGATGCGTCCAGACGACGTCCAACTGGTCGAAATCAAACGTCGCGACCTGGGTGTCTGGCACGTTGCCGGTGGCATCGGTGTACACATACGTTCCGCCGCGGCTGTTGACGCTGTTGGGCCAGCCCAGATCGAGCATCCAACGAACCGTGTCGAGCATGTGGATGCACATGTCTCCCATGATCCCGTTGCCGAACTCCTGGAACATTCGCCAGCTGCGCGGGTGCATCACCGGGTTGAAAGGCAGCTTCGGGGCCGGACCGGTCCACATCTCGAAATCGAGATACTCCGGCGGTGGGCAATTTTCGGCCTTGCGATTGCGCCCCATGCCGTAGTAGCAGCAAATCTCGGCGTGCCCGATCGTGCCGAGCAGGCCCGCATTAATCACCTTATCGCGGGCCTCGATCAGATGCGCCGTGCTCCGCCGCTGGGTGCCAACCTGTACGACGCGATCGTACTTGCGAGCCGCGGCTAACATCGCCTGGCCTTCAACGATATCGCGGCTGATCGGCTTCTGGCAGTAAACGTCCGCCCCGGCCTGGCAGGCCTCGATCATCGCCAGTGCGTGCCAATGATCCGGCGTGCCGACCAGGCAGATATCGAGATCCTTCTCGGCCAGCATTTTCCGATAGTCGCCATACTGCCGCGGCTGCTTGCCTGACTTCTGCCGCGAAGCCACCAGTTCGGCCGCCCCGGTGAGCATCTGCGAATCGACGTCGCAAAGCGAAACGACTTCCACCGGAGCTACCTGAATCAACCGCATCAAGTCGCACTTGCCATACCACCCACAGCCAATCAGCCCGACCCGCTTTGGCTTAATGTCAAGCAGATCCTGCGCCCAGGTCGACCGAGGCAGCGAAGAAACAGCAGTCACAGCGGCAGCCGTCGTAAGAAACTGGCGACGATCCATGAGGAGGCTCCTGGAGAAAAGACTGGGGCAAGGGTGCGGATGCGATTATTGTACTTTAAGATGAGACGAAGACACGAACAATCAAGGTGGCCTAGCGCAACCTTTGGGTCAACCTTCGTCAGGCATGCCACGATTCGGGAGATGTCTTCTTGCTGTTCCTCTTTGTATTCACCATTTTCGTGTTGGTCGGCGGCTTCACGCTGCTGCTGCTCGCATCGCTCGGAGATTGGCGGCGCCTGGCGAAGTCCTTTCATGCCCGCCACAAACCAGACGGGAAGACTTTTCACTTTCGCAGCGCCGCCGTCGGAATGGTTTCTTATGGGAACATTCTGACCGTCTGCATTTCGGCCGAGGGGCTTTACCTTGCCGTCTTCTTTCCGTTTCGCCCCATGCACCCGCCACTGCTGATTCCCTGGGAAAAAATCACCGCGGTGCGCGAGAAGAATACCTTTTCGCAGCGGAGATATCGACTCAGCATTGGGTCGCCCGAGTGGGCCAGCCTGACTTTGCCGGAAGATATCGTCCGCGAGATCAAGTCTTTCATGGCTGAGAAAAAGTCAACTTCGGACGAGCCGCTGGTCCAATCAGAATAGGGGAACCGCCGTCTTGCCGATTACGTCACAGCGCCGACGCGGCAGTGCTAACAGTGAAGAAGAGTAGTTTGTCAAACATCATCTGATTATCATATTGCTACAACCTCTCTTAACCTCTGCCAATGACAAAGAAGACATGGCAAAAAAACAAGTCCAGCCAGAGAATTCCAAATCGAGCCAACAACAAAAGACGTGCTTTATTGTTACGCCGATTGGTGCCAAAGATTCGGCGACCAGACGTTCTGCGGAAGGTTTATTAAATGCAGTCATTCGACCTGTGATGGAGGACTTGGGTTACGACGTTAAGGTTGCCCATGAAATTGCCACTCCAGGCTCTATAACAAAACAAGTTATTGAGTTGTTGCTTTCAGCCGAGGTGGTGATCGCTAACTTGACTGACTTGAACCCAAATGTAATGTACGAACTGGCAGTGAGACATGCTAAGCGACTACCCGTCGTGTCATTCGCAGAGGACGGAACAAAACTTCCATTCGATATCGCGGACGAAAGAACAATCTTCTACCAAAACGATCTATACGGAGTAGACGCTGCTTCACGAGCCTTAAGGGAATCAATTGAAGTTGTTACGCAGGAAGATTACAGCTGCGACAACCCAATCTATCGTGCAGCCACGTCTCTCTTAATTCAGGTATCTCCTGATACCCCTGAACCTGACAAGTACTTGGCGAAACGAATGGACTCAATAGAAGCAGCAATTCAAGATATCGCCAGACAAGGAGGTGAAATGGGGGCTTCCGCTTCCAGTAGCCGTGCCCGCGTGACTGGGCGAAAAATAAAGTGGATCATCGAAGGTGACAACGAGGAACTAGCCCAACTCAAGAAGAGTCTGTCTCAAGTACCTTATGTAAGCTATGTGACTTTGAAAGGATCGAGGATGTCCTTTGTTCAAACATCAGACAACTATCAGCTAGAACGAAGAAAGATCGATCGAATACTCGATGCCTTTAATGCAACGGTCGTGAACAAGGTTACCATGCACGAATGACAGCTAAGACACGAAACAAATACTTTGCCCTAAATGGCGCCAATGAGCTTGAAACGGTGTTCGCAACTGAATTGTAGCGAGAAGATAGCACAGAACTCCTACCACCTAATTTCCATCCCAGCCTTGCTATGAAATACAACACTCTTCTAGTCTCTTTCCTGGCTTCGTTCACTCTCTTCGGCCTATTGGCCGTTCCTTCTTTCTCGGCCGATCGCCCGAACATCGTGTGGATCTTCGCCGAAGACATGAATGACTGGATGGGCTGCTACGGCGACGACACCGTACCCACGCCCAACATCGACGCACTCGCCAGCGGCGGCGTGCAGTTCCATCGTGCTTACATGCCGGCCGGCGTTTGTTCGGCGACGCGTTCAGCGATTGCCTTGGGCGCGATGCAAACGAGCCTGGGCGTTCACAACCATCGCAGCTCGCGTCAGCGCTACCCCGGCGAAGAGATCCGTCTTCCCAAGGAGAACAAGACGGTCTACCAAACGCTACGTGCCGGCGGCTATCACGTGATCAACTACGGCCCCAAGAGCGACTTCAATTTCTTATGGGCTTCGCAGAATGAGAAAGAACTGAACCGGCCCAAGGGGACCAGCGCGATCCCTGCCGAGTCAGACGAAGATTTGCTGTACGACGTGAACGTGCTTGCCTGGGCACCGTCAGGCAACCTGCTGCCGCAGCTACTCAAAGAGTGCCCCGACGATAAACCGGTGTTCCTTCAGCTGCAACTCAAGGGAGGAAAAAACAGCGGCAAGTTCGAAGGCTTTCCCGCCGGAAAGACCTCGCCTGAGGACGTCGAGGTGATGCCCTACTATGCCGATCTGCCCAGCGTTCGAAGCGAGATCGCGCATCACTACGACTGTATCCGCCAAACCGACGAAGAGCTCGGGCAGATCGTGAAGACGCTCAAAGAGCACGGCTTCGACAAG
This genomic interval carries:
- a CDS encoding Gfo/Idh/MocA family protein; this translates as MDRRQFLTTAAAVTAVSSLPRSTWAQDLLDIKPKRVGLIGCGWYGKCDLMRLIQVAPVEVVSLCDVDSQMLTGAAELVASRQKSGKQPRQYGDYRKMLAEKDLDICLVGTPDHWHALAMIEACQAGADVYCQKPISRDIVEGQAMLAAARKYDRVVQVGTQRRSTAHLIEARDKVINAGLLGTIGHAEICCYYGMGRNRKAENCPPPEYLDFEMWTGPAPKLPFNPVMHPRSWRMFQEFGNGIMGDMCIHMLDTVRWMLDLGWPNSVNSRGGTYVYTDATGNVPDTQVATFDFDQLDVVWTHRTYGDAPDRDYPWAVFLYGDKGTLKASVNKYEFFPKGKKEATLTGAPKTEWDKYPEDEHEKDLEQHVAAANRAHQRDFLKAIEERGRPVADIEQGHISTASCILANMSLQLGRSLAWDAESGNVKGDDEANQLLAREYRGDWMHPTVENV
- a CDS encoding sulfatase family protein; translated protein: MKYNTLLVSFLASFTLFGLLAVPSFSADRPNIVWIFAEDMNDWMGCYGDDTVPTPNIDALASGGVQFHRAYMPAGVCSATRSAIALGAMQTSLGVHNHRSSRQRYPGEEIRLPKENKTVYQTLRAGGYHVINYGPKSDFNFLWASQNEKELNRPKGTSAIPAESDEDLLYDVNVLAWAPSGNLLPQLLKECPDDKPVFLQLQLKGGKNSGKFEGFPAGKTSPEDVEVMPYYADLPSVRSEIAHHYDCIRQTDEELGQIVKTLKEHGFDKNTVVFFFTDHGMKLPRHKQWLYEGSIRVPLVIAGPGIPAGTTRDDLVSGIDITGTTLALAGIPQPKHMEAKDFFASDFQRDFVISARDRCDYTIERVRAVTGQRLKYLRNFKTDRPFMQPQYRDGQAFMKDLKAYYQAGKMNDIESFIMSETRVPEELYDLKNDPDEIHNLATDPAYQEQLEKYRGILDQWIEQTGDQGQYDESVASLKGVLKQWSKQAVNPEYDKAR